In Apus apus isolate bApuApu2 chromosome 5, bApuApu2.pri.cur, whole genome shotgun sequence, the following are encoded in one genomic region:
- the PHF21A gene encoding PHD finger protein 21A isoform X3: MELQTLQEALKVEIQVHQKLVAQMKQDPQNADLKKQLHELQAKITALSEKQKRVVEQLRKNLIVKQEQPDSKFQIQPLAPSENKLQTAQPQPLQQLQQHHHQQQQQSTAPSPNVIGSQKTVTTASMITTKTLPLVLKAATATMPASVVGQRPTIAMVTAINNNQKAVLSTDAQNAPVNLQTTNKVTGPGAEAVQIVAKNTVTLQVQATPQPIKVPQFIPPPRLTPRPNFLPQVRPKPVAQNNIPIAPAPPPMLAAPQLIQRPVMLTTKFTPTSLPNSQNSIHPVRVVNGQTATIAKTFPMAQLTSIVIAAPGTRLAGPQTVQISKPNIEKQTIKPHVEAEEKQTESRTVTPPAAPKPKREENPQKLAFMVSLGLVTHDHLEEIQSKRQERKRRTTANPVYSGAVFEPERKKNAVTYLNSTMHPGTRKRANEDHWPKGDIHEDFCSVCRKSGQLLMCDTCSRVYHLDCLDPPLKTIPKGMWICPKCQDQMLKKEEAIPWPGTLAIVHSYIAYKAAKEEEKQKLLKWSSDLKQEREQLEQKVKQLSNSITKCMEMKNTILAKQKEMHSSLEKVKQLIRLIQGIDLSKPINSDVSSVAISNGMDSTNNTSAATSTLAPSPSQSCMVNCNKGDETK, from the exons AAAAGAGTGGTGGAACAGCTTCGAAAGAACTTGATAGTGAAGCAGGAACAGCCAGACAGTAAGTTTCAAATACAGCCGTTGGCACCATCAGAAAATAAACTACAGACAGCACAGCCACAACCACTACAACAGCTACAGCAACATCACcatcaacagcagcagcagtctaCTGCACCCTCTCCAAACGTGATTGGATCACAG AAAACTGTAACTACAGCTTCTATGATCACCACTAAGACACTACCTCTCGTCTTGAAAGCAGCAACTGCGACCATGCCTGCCTCTGTTGTGGGTCAAAGACCTACCATTGCCATGGTTACTGCTATCAACAACAATCAGAAAGCAGTCCTCAGCACTGATGCACAGAATGCACCAGTCAACCTCCAGACAACAAATAAGGTCACTGGGCCAGGAGCTGAGGCAGTCCAAATAGTGGcaaaaaatacagtaactttG CAGGTTCAGGCTACGCCTCAGCCCATAAAAGTGCCGCAGTTCATCCCTCCTCCCAGACTTACTCCTCGTCCAAATTTTCTTCCACAG gttcGACCTAAACCAGTTGCCCAAAATAACATTCCTAttgccccagcacctcctccaaTGCTTGCAGCTCCTCAGCTAATTCAGAGACCTGTGATGTTGACAACAAAGTTCACACCCACCTCTTTACCTAACTCTCAGAACTCCATACATCCAGTTCGTGTTGTTAATGGGCAGACAGCAACCATAGCCAAAACTTTCCCCATGGCACAGCTCACCAGCATCGTGATAGCAGCACCGGGTACCAGGCTTGCTGGACCTCAGACTGTACAGATCAGCAAACCAAACATTGAAAAACAG ACTATTAAACCGCACgtggaagcagaagagaagcaaacagaaagtCGTACAGTTACTCCACCTGCTGCACCGAAgccaaaaagagaagaaaatccacAG AAATTAGCCTTCATGGTGTCTCTTGGGCTAGTTACTCATGACCACCTGGAAG AAATCCAAAGTAAGCgacaagagaggaaaagaagaacaaCAGCAAATCCAGTGTACAGTGGAGCCGTTTTTGAGCCCgag CGCAAGAAGAATGCAGTCACATACCTGAACAGCACAATGCATCCTGGGACACGTAAAAGAG CCAATGAGGACCACTGGCCAAAG GGTGATATCCATGAggatttttgcagtgtttgcagAAAAAGTGGGCAGTTGCTGATGTGTGACACATGTTCACGTGTTTATCACCTGGACTGTCTGGACCCACCTCTGAAAACCATTCCCAAGGGCATGTGGATCTGTCCCAAATGTCAAGATCAG atgttaaagaaggaagaagcaaTCCCATGGCCAGGAACTTTAGCAATTGTTCATTCATATATTGCATATAAAGCAG caaaagaagaggaaaaacagaaactaCTTAAATGGAGTTCAGatttaaaacaggaaagagaacAACTAGAGCAGAAGGTCAAACAACTCAGTAATTCTATAACG aaatgcatGGAAATGAAGAATACCATCCTTGCAAAACAGAAGGAGATGCACAGCTCCTTGGAGAAGGTAAAACAACTGATCCGGCTCATCCAAGGCATCGACCTTTCAAAACCCATAAACTCTGACGTCAGTTCGGTAGCCATCTCCAATGGCATGGACTCCACTAACAATACTAGTGCTGCCACCTCCACCTTagccccctccccttcccagagctgcaTGGTGAACTGTAACAAGGGCGATGAGACTAAATAA
- the PHF21A gene encoding PHD finger protein 21A isoform X4, giving the protein MELQTLQEALKVEIQVHQKLVAQMKQDPQNADLKKQLHELQAKITALSEKQKRVVEQLRKNLIVKQEQPDSKFQIQPLAPSENKLQTAQPQPLQQLQQHHHQQQQQSTAPSPNVIGSQKTVTTASMITTKTLPLVLKAATATMPASVVGQRPTIAMVTAINNNQKAVLSTDAQNAPVNLQTTNKVTGPGAEAVQIVAKNTVTLVQATPQPIKVPQFIPPPRLTPRPNFLPQVRPKPVAQNNIPIAPAPPPMLAAPQLIQRPVMLTTKFTPTSLPNSQNSIHPVRVVNGQTATIAKTFPMAQLTSIVIAAPGTRLAGPQTVQISKPNIEKQTIKPHVEAEEKQTESRTVTPPAAPKPKREENPQKLAFMVSLGLVTHDHLEEIQSKRQERKRRTTANPVYSGAVFEPERKKNAVTYLNSTMHPGTRKRANEDHWPKGDIHEDFCSVCRKSGQLLMCDTCSRVYHLDCLDPPLKTIPKGMWICPKCQDQMLKKEEAIPWPGTLAIVHSYIAYKAAKEEEKQKLLKWSSDLKQEREQLEQKVKQLSNSITKCMEMKNTILAKQKEMHSSLEKVKQLIRLIQGIDLSKPINSDVSSVAISNGMDSTNNTSAATSTLAPSPSQSCMVNCNKGDETK; this is encoded by the exons AAAAGAGTGGTGGAACAGCTTCGAAAGAACTTGATAGTGAAGCAGGAACAGCCAGACAGTAAGTTTCAAATACAGCCGTTGGCACCATCAGAAAATAAACTACAGACAGCACAGCCACAACCACTACAACAGCTACAGCAACATCACcatcaacagcagcagcagtctaCTGCACCCTCTCCAAACGTGATTGGATCACAG AAAACTGTAACTACAGCTTCTATGATCACCACTAAGACACTACCTCTCGTCTTGAAAGCAGCAACTGCGACCATGCCTGCCTCTGTTGTGGGTCAAAGACCTACCATTGCCATGGTTACTGCTATCAACAACAATCAGAAAGCAGTCCTCAGCACTGATGCACAGAATGCACCAGTCAACCTCCAGACAACAAATAAGGTCACTGGGCCAGGAGCTGAGGCAGTCCAAATAGTGGcaaaaaatacagtaactttG GTTCAGGCTACGCCTCAGCCCATAAAAGTGCCGCAGTTCATCCCTCCTCCCAGACTTACTCCTCGTCCAAATTTTCTTCCACAG gttcGACCTAAACCAGTTGCCCAAAATAACATTCCTAttgccccagcacctcctccaaTGCTTGCAGCTCCTCAGCTAATTCAGAGACCTGTGATGTTGACAACAAAGTTCACACCCACCTCTTTACCTAACTCTCAGAACTCCATACATCCAGTTCGTGTTGTTAATGGGCAGACAGCAACCATAGCCAAAACTTTCCCCATGGCACAGCTCACCAGCATCGTGATAGCAGCACCGGGTACCAGGCTTGCTGGACCTCAGACTGTACAGATCAGCAAACCAAACATTGAAAAACAG ACTATTAAACCGCACgtggaagcagaagagaagcaaacagaaagtCGTACAGTTACTCCACCTGCTGCACCGAAgccaaaaagagaagaaaatccacAG AAATTAGCCTTCATGGTGTCTCTTGGGCTAGTTACTCATGACCACCTGGAAG AAATCCAAAGTAAGCgacaagagaggaaaagaagaacaaCAGCAAATCCAGTGTACAGTGGAGCCGTTTTTGAGCCCgag CGCAAGAAGAATGCAGTCACATACCTGAACAGCACAATGCATCCTGGGACACGTAAAAGAG CCAATGAGGACCACTGGCCAAAG GGTGATATCCATGAggatttttgcagtgtttgcagAAAAAGTGGGCAGTTGCTGATGTGTGACACATGTTCACGTGTTTATCACCTGGACTGTCTGGACCCACCTCTGAAAACCATTCCCAAGGGCATGTGGATCTGTCCCAAATGTCAAGATCAG atgttaaagaaggaagaagcaaTCCCATGGCCAGGAACTTTAGCAATTGTTCATTCATATATTGCATATAAAGCAG caaaagaagaggaaaaacagaaactaCTTAAATGGAGTTCAGatttaaaacaggaaagagaacAACTAGAGCAGAAGGTCAAACAACTCAGTAATTCTATAACG aaatgcatGGAAATGAAGAATACCATCCTTGCAAAACAGAAGGAGATGCACAGCTCCTTGGAGAAGGTAAAACAACTGATCCGGCTCATCCAAGGCATCGACCTTTCAAAACCCATAAACTCTGACGTCAGTTCGGTAGCCATCTCCAATGGCATGGACTCCACTAACAATACTAGTGCTGCCACCTCCACCTTagccccctccccttcccagagctgcaTGGTGAACTGTAACAAGGGCGATGAGACTAAATAA
- the PHF21A gene encoding PHD finger protein 21A isoform X5 produces MELQTLQEALKVEIQVHQKLVAQMKQDPQNADLKKQLHELQAKITALSEKQKRVVEQLRKNLIVKQEQPDSKFQIQPLAPSENKLQTAQPQPLQQLQQHHHQQQQQSTAPSPNVIGSQQVQATPQPIKVPQFIPPPRLTPRPNFLPQVRPKPVAQNNIPIAPAPPPMLAAPQLIQRPVMLTTKFTPTSLPNSQNSIHPVRVVNGQTATIAKTFPMAQLTSIVIAAPGTRLAGPQTVQISKPNIEKQTIKPHVEAEEKQTESRTVTPPAAPKPKREENPQKLAFMVSLGLVTHDHLEEIQSKRQERKRRTTANPVYSGAVFEPERKKNAVTYLNSTMHPGTRKRGRPPKYNTVLGFGALTPTSPLSSYPDSPENEKTETTFTFPAAVQPVSLPSPSSTDGDIHEDFCSVCRKSGQLLMCDTCSRVYHLDCLDPPLKTIPKGMWICPKCQDQMLKKEEAIPWPGTLAIVHSYIAYKAAKEEEKQKLLKWSSDLKQEREQLEQKVKQLSNSITKCMEMKNTILAKQKEMHSSLEKVKQLIRLIQGIDLSKPINSDVSSVAISNGMDSTNNTSAATSTLAPSPSQSCMVNCNKGDETK; encoded by the exons AAAAGAGTGGTGGAACAGCTTCGAAAGAACTTGATAGTGAAGCAGGAACAGCCAGACAGTAAGTTTCAAATACAGCCGTTGGCACCATCAGAAAATAAACTACAGACAGCACAGCCACAACCACTACAACAGCTACAGCAACATCACcatcaacagcagcagcagtctaCTGCACCCTCTCCAAACGTGATTGGATCACAG CAGGTTCAGGCTACGCCTCAGCCCATAAAAGTGCCGCAGTTCATCCCTCCTCCCAGACTTACTCCTCGTCCAAATTTTCTTCCACAG gttcGACCTAAACCAGTTGCCCAAAATAACATTCCTAttgccccagcacctcctccaaTGCTTGCAGCTCCTCAGCTAATTCAGAGACCTGTGATGTTGACAACAAAGTTCACACCCACCTCTTTACCTAACTCTCAGAACTCCATACATCCAGTTCGTGTTGTTAATGGGCAGACAGCAACCATAGCCAAAACTTTCCCCATGGCACAGCTCACCAGCATCGTGATAGCAGCACCGGGTACCAGGCTTGCTGGACCTCAGACTGTACAGATCAGCAAACCAAACATTGAAAAACAG ACTATTAAACCGCACgtggaagcagaagagaagcaaacagaaagtCGTACAGTTACTCCACCTGCTGCACCGAAgccaaaaagagaagaaaatccacAG AAATTAGCCTTCATGGTGTCTCTTGGGCTAGTTACTCATGACCACCTGGAAG AAATCCAAAGTAAGCgacaagagaggaaaagaagaacaaCAGCAAATCCAGTGTACAGTGGAGCCGTTTTTGAGCCCgag CGCAAGAAGAATGCAGTCACATACCTGAACAGCACAATGCATCCTGGGACACGTAAAAGAG GTCGTCCACCTAAATACAACACGGTGCTGGGGTTCGGTGCTTTGACCCCCACATCCCCTCTGTCCAGTTATCCTGACTCccctgaaaatgaaaagacagaGACCACATTTACTTTTCCCGCAGCTGTTCAGCCTGTGTCCCTGCCTAGCCCCAGCTCCACAGAC GGTGATATCCATGAggatttttgcagtgtttgcagAAAAAGTGGGCAGTTGCTGATGTGTGACACATGTTCACGTGTTTATCACCTGGACTGTCTGGACCCACCTCTGAAAACCATTCCCAAGGGCATGTGGATCTGTCCCAAATGTCAAGATCAG atgttaaagaaggaagaagcaaTCCCATGGCCAGGAACTTTAGCAATTGTTCATTCATATATTGCATATAAAGCAG caaaagaagaggaaaaacagaaactaCTTAAATGGAGTTCAGatttaaaacaggaaagagaacAACTAGAGCAGAAGGTCAAACAACTCAGTAATTCTATAACG aaatgcatGGAAATGAAGAATACCATCCTTGCAAAACAGAAGGAGATGCACAGCTCCTTGGAGAAGGTAAAACAACTGATCCGGCTCATCCAAGGCATCGACCTTTCAAAACCCATAAACTCTGACGTCAGTTCGGTAGCCATCTCCAATGGCATGGACTCCACTAACAATACTAGTGCTGCCACCTCCACCTTagccccctccccttcccagagctgcaTGGTGAACTGTAACAAGGGCGATGAGACTAAATAA
- the PHF21A gene encoding PHD finger protein 21A isoform X1: MELQTLQEALKVEIQVHQKLVAQMKQDPQNADLKKQLHELQAKITALSEKQKRVVEQLRKNLIVKQEQPDSKFQIQPLAPSENKLQTAQPQPLQQLQQHHHQQQQQSTAPSPNVIGSQKTVTTASMITTKTLPLVLKAATATMPASVVGQRPTIAMVTAINNNQKAVLSTDAQNAPVNLQTTNKVTGPGAEAVQIVAKNTVTLQVQATPQPIKVPQFIPPPRLTPRPNFLPQVRPKPVAQNNIPIAPAPPPMLAAPQLIQRPVMLTTKFTPTSLPNSQNSIHPVRVVNGQTATIAKTFPMAQLTSIVIAAPGTRLAGPQTVQISKPNIEKQTIKPHVEAEEKQTESRTVTPPAAPKPKREENPQKLAFMVSLGLVTHDHLEEIQSKRQERKRRTTANPVYSGAVFEPERKKNAVTYLNSTMHPGTRKRGRPPKYNTVLGFGALTPTSPLSSYPDSPENEKTETTFTFPAAVQPVSLPSPSSTDGDIHEDFCSVCRKSGQLLMCDTCSRVYHLDCLDPPLKTIPKGMWICPKCQDQMLKKEEAIPWPGTLAIVHSYIAYKAAKEEEKQKLLKWSSDLKQEREQLEQKVKQLSNSITKCMEMKNTILAKQKEMHSSLEKVKQLIRLIQGIDLSKPINSDVSSVAISNGMDSTNNTSAATSTLAPSPSQSCMVNCNKGDETK, from the exons AAAAGAGTGGTGGAACAGCTTCGAAAGAACTTGATAGTGAAGCAGGAACAGCCAGACAGTAAGTTTCAAATACAGCCGTTGGCACCATCAGAAAATAAACTACAGACAGCACAGCCACAACCACTACAACAGCTACAGCAACATCACcatcaacagcagcagcagtctaCTGCACCCTCTCCAAACGTGATTGGATCACAG AAAACTGTAACTACAGCTTCTATGATCACCACTAAGACACTACCTCTCGTCTTGAAAGCAGCAACTGCGACCATGCCTGCCTCTGTTGTGGGTCAAAGACCTACCATTGCCATGGTTACTGCTATCAACAACAATCAGAAAGCAGTCCTCAGCACTGATGCACAGAATGCACCAGTCAACCTCCAGACAACAAATAAGGTCACTGGGCCAGGAGCTGAGGCAGTCCAAATAGTGGcaaaaaatacagtaactttG CAGGTTCAGGCTACGCCTCAGCCCATAAAAGTGCCGCAGTTCATCCCTCCTCCCAGACTTACTCCTCGTCCAAATTTTCTTCCACAG gttcGACCTAAACCAGTTGCCCAAAATAACATTCCTAttgccccagcacctcctccaaTGCTTGCAGCTCCTCAGCTAATTCAGAGACCTGTGATGTTGACAACAAAGTTCACACCCACCTCTTTACCTAACTCTCAGAACTCCATACATCCAGTTCGTGTTGTTAATGGGCAGACAGCAACCATAGCCAAAACTTTCCCCATGGCACAGCTCACCAGCATCGTGATAGCAGCACCGGGTACCAGGCTTGCTGGACCTCAGACTGTACAGATCAGCAAACCAAACATTGAAAAACAG ACTATTAAACCGCACgtggaagcagaagagaagcaaacagaaagtCGTACAGTTACTCCACCTGCTGCACCGAAgccaaaaagagaagaaaatccacAG AAATTAGCCTTCATGGTGTCTCTTGGGCTAGTTACTCATGACCACCTGGAAG AAATCCAAAGTAAGCgacaagagaggaaaagaagaacaaCAGCAAATCCAGTGTACAGTGGAGCCGTTTTTGAGCCCgag CGCAAGAAGAATGCAGTCACATACCTGAACAGCACAATGCATCCTGGGACACGTAAAAGAG GTCGTCCACCTAAATACAACACGGTGCTGGGGTTCGGTGCTTTGACCCCCACATCCCCTCTGTCCAGTTATCCTGACTCccctgaaaatgaaaagacagaGACCACATTTACTTTTCCCGCAGCTGTTCAGCCTGTGTCCCTGCCTAGCCCCAGCTCCACAGAC GGTGATATCCATGAggatttttgcagtgtttgcagAAAAAGTGGGCAGTTGCTGATGTGTGACACATGTTCACGTGTTTATCACCTGGACTGTCTGGACCCACCTCTGAAAACCATTCCCAAGGGCATGTGGATCTGTCCCAAATGTCAAGATCAG atgttaaagaaggaagaagcaaTCCCATGGCCAGGAACTTTAGCAATTGTTCATTCATATATTGCATATAAAGCAG caaaagaagaggaaaaacagaaactaCTTAAATGGAGTTCAGatttaaaacaggaaagagaacAACTAGAGCAGAAGGTCAAACAACTCAGTAATTCTATAACG aaatgcatGGAAATGAAGAATACCATCCTTGCAAAACAGAAGGAGATGCACAGCTCCTTGGAGAAGGTAAAACAACTGATCCGGCTCATCCAAGGCATCGACCTTTCAAAACCCATAAACTCTGACGTCAGTTCGGTAGCCATCTCCAATGGCATGGACTCCACTAACAATACTAGTGCTGCCACCTCCACCTTagccccctccccttcccagagctgcaTGGTGAACTGTAACAAGGGCGATGAGACTAAATAA
- the PHF21A gene encoding PHD finger protein 21A isoform X2 produces MELQTLQEALKVEIQVHQKLVAQMKQDPQNADLKKQLHELQAKITALSEKQKRVVEQLRKNLIVKQEQPDSKFQIQPLAPSENKLQTAQPQPLQQLQQHHHQQQQQSTAPSPNVIGSQKTVTTASMITTKTLPLVLKAATATMPASVVGQRPTIAMVTAINNNQKAVLSTDAQNAPVNLQTTNKVTGPGAEAVQIVAKNTVTLVQATPQPIKVPQFIPPPRLTPRPNFLPQVRPKPVAQNNIPIAPAPPPMLAAPQLIQRPVMLTTKFTPTSLPNSQNSIHPVRVVNGQTATIAKTFPMAQLTSIVIAAPGTRLAGPQTVQISKPNIEKQTIKPHVEAEEKQTESRTVTPPAAPKPKREENPQKLAFMVSLGLVTHDHLEEIQSKRQERKRRTTANPVYSGAVFEPERKKNAVTYLNSTMHPGTRKRGRPPKYNTVLGFGALTPTSPLSSYPDSPENEKTETTFTFPAAVQPVSLPSPSSTDGDIHEDFCSVCRKSGQLLMCDTCSRVYHLDCLDPPLKTIPKGMWICPKCQDQMLKKEEAIPWPGTLAIVHSYIAYKAAKEEEKQKLLKWSSDLKQEREQLEQKVKQLSNSITKCMEMKNTILAKQKEMHSSLEKVKQLIRLIQGIDLSKPINSDVSSVAISNGMDSTNNTSAATSTLAPSPSQSCMVNCNKGDETK; encoded by the exons AAAAGAGTGGTGGAACAGCTTCGAAAGAACTTGATAGTGAAGCAGGAACAGCCAGACAGTAAGTTTCAAATACAGCCGTTGGCACCATCAGAAAATAAACTACAGACAGCACAGCCACAACCACTACAACAGCTACAGCAACATCACcatcaacagcagcagcagtctaCTGCACCCTCTCCAAACGTGATTGGATCACAG AAAACTGTAACTACAGCTTCTATGATCACCACTAAGACACTACCTCTCGTCTTGAAAGCAGCAACTGCGACCATGCCTGCCTCTGTTGTGGGTCAAAGACCTACCATTGCCATGGTTACTGCTATCAACAACAATCAGAAAGCAGTCCTCAGCACTGATGCACAGAATGCACCAGTCAACCTCCAGACAACAAATAAGGTCACTGGGCCAGGAGCTGAGGCAGTCCAAATAGTGGcaaaaaatacagtaactttG GTTCAGGCTACGCCTCAGCCCATAAAAGTGCCGCAGTTCATCCCTCCTCCCAGACTTACTCCTCGTCCAAATTTTCTTCCACAG gttcGACCTAAACCAGTTGCCCAAAATAACATTCCTAttgccccagcacctcctccaaTGCTTGCAGCTCCTCAGCTAATTCAGAGACCTGTGATGTTGACAACAAAGTTCACACCCACCTCTTTACCTAACTCTCAGAACTCCATACATCCAGTTCGTGTTGTTAATGGGCAGACAGCAACCATAGCCAAAACTTTCCCCATGGCACAGCTCACCAGCATCGTGATAGCAGCACCGGGTACCAGGCTTGCTGGACCTCAGACTGTACAGATCAGCAAACCAAACATTGAAAAACAG ACTATTAAACCGCACgtggaagcagaagagaagcaaacagaaagtCGTACAGTTACTCCACCTGCTGCACCGAAgccaaaaagagaagaaaatccacAG AAATTAGCCTTCATGGTGTCTCTTGGGCTAGTTACTCATGACCACCTGGAAG AAATCCAAAGTAAGCgacaagagaggaaaagaagaacaaCAGCAAATCCAGTGTACAGTGGAGCCGTTTTTGAGCCCgag CGCAAGAAGAATGCAGTCACATACCTGAACAGCACAATGCATCCTGGGACACGTAAAAGAG GTCGTCCACCTAAATACAACACGGTGCTGGGGTTCGGTGCTTTGACCCCCACATCCCCTCTGTCCAGTTATCCTGACTCccctgaaaatgaaaagacagaGACCACATTTACTTTTCCCGCAGCTGTTCAGCCTGTGTCCCTGCCTAGCCCCAGCTCCACAGAC GGTGATATCCATGAggatttttgcagtgtttgcagAAAAAGTGGGCAGTTGCTGATGTGTGACACATGTTCACGTGTTTATCACCTGGACTGTCTGGACCCACCTCTGAAAACCATTCCCAAGGGCATGTGGATCTGTCCCAAATGTCAAGATCAG atgttaaagaaggaagaagcaaTCCCATGGCCAGGAACTTTAGCAATTGTTCATTCATATATTGCATATAAAGCAG caaaagaagaggaaaaacagaaactaCTTAAATGGAGTTCAGatttaaaacaggaaagagaacAACTAGAGCAGAAGGTCAAACAACTCAGTAATTCTATAACG aaatgcatGGAAATGAAGAATACCATCCTTGCAAAACAGAAGGAGATGCACAGCTCCTTGGAGAAGGTAAAACAACTGATCCGGCTCATCCAAGGCATCGACCTTTCAAAACCCATAAACTCTGACGTCAGTTCGGTAGCCATCTCCAATGGCATGGACTCCACTAACAATACTAGTGCTGCCACCTCCACCTTagccccctccccttcccagagctgcaTGGTGAACTGTAACAAGGGCGATGAGACTAAATAA